The Entomobacter blattae nucleotide sequence GAGAGGCCGTATTAAAGCATTGGGGTATCTTTGCTGAGAGCTGGGACAATCTAGGCGATGATCGTTACATGGCTGATGCGGGGCGTTACCGTCGGCGGAAATACGCTGTATTTGCCGTTGATGCAAATACCATCACCCGCAAACCCCACCAACCCCATTACCAAAGCCGAGACTATAACCCGCTTAATGGGGATATAGAACGCTGGTTTGCCCCTATGGATGAAAGCACTCTTGCCAACCCAGTTTTTATAGTCCTGATGCAATGGGCACGCGCAACCATTACCCATCTAACCCCCAAGGATTTCATACCACAAACATGGCATGCTGAGATCCATCAGTTCCGTATCGAAGCCAACCAGCAATTTCAGGGTAAACCTACTCCAGAGGGCATGCACAGGGATGGCGTAGACTGGGTATTTGTGGTGATGATTAACAGAAAAAACATAGAGGAAGGCACCACCATTATTCTGGATATCCAAAGGCAACCCTTAGGCTCTTTTACCTTGCTTAACCCACTGGATACCGTCATTGTCAATGATAACAGGGTTTTCCATGGTGTAACCCCCATCAAGCCGCAAGATCAAAACCACCCAGCCTACCGCGATGTTCTGGTCTTAACCTTCCGCCATCAATAACCCCTATCCTGTCCCCCCTACACCCGAAACCAACGCCCCATAACCAGCACCTTGGGTTCCCCCACTATGCTTTTTACTTCTCAGGCCTTTTTACTCGGGTTTCTCCCTTTTGCTCTTCTCTGCCACTATCTCAGCTTTCGCTGGAGAAGAACAAACCAGATCGTCATTATCGCCGTTTCCTTTTTTTTCTATGGTTTATGGAATTGGGCATATGTTCCTTTACTGGCAGGTTTGGGAGTGATGAACTGGGTTCTTGCGCGTTATGTTCTACGATCTGGCTACAAAAAATGGCTTATGCTTGGAATTGCCTTTAACCTGTTGGTGTTGTGTTATTTTAAATACACAAATTTTCTGGCCAGTATTTTAAACACCATAACTCACTCATCCCTTGGGCCTTGGCCAATTATTCTCCCGTTGGGAATTTCTTTTTTTATTTTCCAAAAAATCTCTTACCTTGCTGACCTGCACCATGGGGACCGCCATTCCTATTCACTCCTTGATTTTATGGAGTTCATCTCCTTCTTCCCCCAACTCGTCGCTGGCCCACTGGTTCGCCATAACGAGCTTATCCCCCAATTTTCAAACCCCCAACGCTATGCCACTCTATGGAAAAATACCGCCCAGGGGATTTTATTATTGACCATAGGCCTTGTAAAAAAAGCAGGACTTGCAGACGAGCTGGGAAAGATCAGCAACCCTTTATTTAACCTTGCCACACAGGGCCATGCTTTGGGAACATCCGCCGCCTGGTATGCCGCCATAAGTTACAGCTTACAAATCTATTTCGATTTTTCGGGCTATTCTGACATGGCTATCGGCCTTGCCCTGCTCTTTGGCCTAAAACTGCCATATAATTTCAACGCACCCTACCGGGCCACATCCCTAAGGGATTTTTGGCAAAGATGGCATATGACACTCTCTCGTTTTCTAAGGGATTATATCTACATCCCCTTGGGAGGAAACCGTAAGGGGCTTACTTGCCAATGCCTTAATCTGCTTATTACCATGGCATTAGGAGGATTATGGCATGGCGCTGGCTGGACCTTTATCCTATGGGGGTTTCTGCATGGGTTTGGCCTTTGTATCAACCACTTCTCAAAAACGCTTAAGCTGCCCGTTCCCTCGTTTTTAGGTTGGGGGCTAACCACGATATTTCTTCTCATCACCTGGGTTTTCTTTAGAGCGACTGATGTATCTTCCGCATGGCAAATCCTTCACAACATGGTTTATTATACCTCTTCAGCAGGATTTAAATTTCATCACACGGGGCTTTTAACCCTCGCATGTGCCATAGCCCTTATCGGCCCTTCAAGCCAGAATTTTGTCAATGGGCTTTCTGCACCTTCTCCGTGGATGGCCTGCGTCACTGCCATTATTTTTATTCTCTTTATATTTATGGTTGGAGGGCGCATCCAAGATGCCTTCATCTACTTCCAATTCTGATTCCCCCACCGCTCTCCCCGCTGCCTTTAACGTGGGCCCTCCTCCCGAAGAACGATTTATCAGGAATAAAACCAACCCATGGAAATCTTTTGTCAGGATTTTTCTACTCTGGGCAGCAAGTTTATTGGCTTTGCTTTACGGTTTTATCATTCTTATTGACCCGTGGGGAATGTTACCTTATGCCCCCAATTTTCAGCGCATTCCTATAAGCTCAAACGCCAGATACAGCCTTCCCATGCTGGCTACCACTCCAGCATTCGATACCGCCTTTTTTGGAACCTCGACCAGTAGGCTTTTGGAACCTTTGCAATTCAATAGCCTATTCTCCACGCATGCCGTTAATTTATCCATGAATAGTGCAACACCTTGGGAAACCTACAAGATGTTCAACCTGTTCCTCTATCATCATCCTCAACCAAAGGCTATTGTCATTGGGCTGGATGCCTCATGGTGCATGGCCACGAAACCTGGTGAGGGGAAAATCTCCCGCCCATTTCCTGCCTGGATGTATTCTTCCCAACGATGGAAAGGCTATTTCTCCATGGCCAACATGTATAGCTTGCAAGAGGCTTTTAACCAGTTTTTATGGCTGATTGGAGCGAAAAAGCAGGAATATGGCCTTGATGGCTATACCCGTTTTGTACCACCTGAATCCCACTATAATCCCAAGCGTGTTGATCAACTTTTTGCTGAATGGGCTCCTGTGGATAACAGACTAACCTCCGGTGAAAAGATAGATACACCCAGTGTAAATTATTATTTTCCAAAAATTTTGGCAACCCTTCCCCCAACAACGTTGGTGATCGTCTGGTTTCCTCCATT carries:
- a CDS encoding 2OG-Fe dioxygenase family protein — its product is MSTPSPDSFSLIKNETQTIEQEGFGFIAAKTMASILGEAVLKHWGIFAESWDNLGDDRYMADAGRYRRRKYAVFAVDANTITRKPHQPHYQSRDYNPLNGDIERWFAPMDESTLANPVFIVLMQWARATITHLTPKDFIPQTWHAEIHQFRIEANQQFQGKPTPEGMHRDGVDWVFVVMINRKNIEEGTTIILDIQRQPLGSFTLLNPLDTVIVNDNRVFHGVTPIKPQDQNHPAYRDVLVLTFRHQ
- a CDS encoding MBOAT family O-acyltransferase; amino-acid sequence: MLFTSQAFLLGFLPFALLCHYLSFRWRRTNQIVIIAVSFFFYGLWNWAYVPLLAGLGVMNWVLARYVLRSGYKKWLMLGIAFNLLVLCYFKYTNFLASILNTITHSSLGPWPIILPLGISFFIFQKISYLADLHHGDRHSYSLLDFMEFISFFPQLVAGPLVRHNELIPQFSNPQRYATLWKNTAQGILLLTIGLVKKAGLADELGKISNPLFNLATQGHALGTSAAWYAAISYSLQIYFDFSGYSDMAIGLALLFGLKLPYNFNAPYRATSLRDFWQRWHMTLSRFLRDYIYIPLGGNRKGLTCQCLNLLITMALGGLWHGAGWTFILWGFLHGFGLCINHFSKTLKLPVPSFLGWGLTTIFLLITWVFFRATDVSSAWQILHNMVYYTSSAGFKFHHTGLLTLACAIALIGPSSQNFVNGLSAPSPWMACVTAIIFILFIFMVGGRIQDAFIYFQF